TGGTTCCCGCGGTGGCAGCGTTGACGACGATGCCGATCACAGTGGCGCCGATGATCCCGAGGATCAGCGCGCCCTTGACATTGCGTGAGTACAAGAACGCCGTCAGCAGCAGGCCACCGATGGTGACGATCGCGGTGCCGCTGTTCAGGTTGCCGAGTGCGACCGGGTCCGACGGATTGCCCGTCCCGATCGCGAGTCCACCGTTGAAGAATCCGATCGCGAAGATGAAGGCGCCGATACCGGCGCCGATGCTGAGCTTGATCGGGACCGGCACGGCATCGAGCAACGTGCGCCGGACGCCGAGCGCCATCGCGATGCAGATCGCGAGACCTTCGAGCGCGACGACGCCCATCGCGCCTTGCCACGAGAGGCCGGCGCCCTTGACCAGACCGAATGCCACGACCGCGTTGATCCCAAGACCCGCTGCGCCGGCGTATGGATAGTTCGCGTAAAGCGCCATACCGGCTGTGAAGAGTGCGGCCATGAGCGCTGTCGCCGCGACGATTGCCGGAAAAGGAATGCCCGCGCTCGAAAGGATCACGGCGTTCACGACGAGGATGTAGGACATGACGAGGTAGTTCGTGACGCCACCTCGGATCTCCGTGGCGATCGTGGACCCGGACGCGCGGACTTTGAATTGCCGCTCGATCCAGTCCTGGCCGCCTGACGCGGCGGCCGCACGTGCTGTCATGTAATTCCCTCCCTTGATCCGCTGATGCTGCGCGTGTGCTGGCGGACGCACCTCCTCAGTGCATTCGCTCACATCGGCGTGTGTGTTGTGCCGTCAAATCGGGAGGAAGCGGACGGCTTGGGTACCGCGGCGGATTCTACGGAGCCGCCGTGCGCCCGTCCATGCTGTAACGGGACGCGCCCGCGAGGGCGCCCTCTGCTTCCTTGGCGAGACGCGCGACCAGCGCGCCGGCAGGTTCGATCGAGTCGACCAGCCCCGCATCCTGCCCGATCAACAGGCTGCCGTGTTCGGCGTCGCCAGCTGCACGCGCGGTGGCCAGCCCCTTTCGCACTTCGTCACGTCGGCGCCGGAGCTCGCCCTCCCGACCGGACCACTCCTTGATGAACGCGTTCGAGCGGACTCGCGCGTACGCGCCCGGCCAGATCCGGCCCGACGCGATGTCGGGGATCTCGCTGAGCACGGTGTCATGTCCGTCGCTCGCGACGATGGCCTGTTTGTATCCGGTGGGGAGTGGCGACTCGTTCGTCGCGAGGAAGCGTGTGCCGAGGAGCACGCCTTCCGCGCCGAGCATGAGCGCCGCGGCGATACCCTCGCCGTCAGCGATCCCGCCGGCGGCGAGCACGGGGATGGGCGCGACCGCGCGCACAACGATCCGTGTCAGGGGAAAGGTGGCCATCAGTCCGACGTGGCCGCCGCCCTCGGTCCCCTGAGCGACGATGATGTCCGCTCCGGCCTCCGCGCCGCGCCTCGCCTCATCAGCTCGGTCGACCTGATGCATCCAAAGCGCACCAGCTGCGTGCGCCCGCCGGGCGACCGAGCGAAGATCCGTTTCCGCCTTCGGCCAGGCCGTCGCGAGGACCCGTGGTCGCAGCGCAAGGATCGTGTCGATGTCAGCGTCGGAGCACACGAACAGGAGGAGATTCAATCCGAATGGCGCGTCGGTGAGCGAACGGATCCGTTCTACAGCGGTCCGGATCTCATCCTTCTCGACGGCGACGCCACCCACGTTCGGCGAAGCGCCATGAATACCGAGCGCGCCAGCGTTGCTGACCGCTGCGACGAGCTCGGCCGACGTCGCTCCGGACATGCCGCCGAGCACGATGGGATGCGCGATCCCCAGCAACCCGGTGAGACGCGTCTTTATCACCGCGCGAGGAAACTACATCAGTTGCAGATGTCGCTGTTCGGCTGCTCCGGATACTTCAGCTTCCACTTGCCCATCGGCGTTGACGCACACGCCCATCCCCTTCGTGGTCTGGCTCTCAACCGGCCCTTACCGGCACATCAAGAGCGTTGACGAGCCCCTTCATGAGCGCGGACGGCTCAAGGCCGAGTTGGGCCCGAAGGAGCTCGCGGTAGTGGCGGTACCTGGCGGAGCGCCTCTGAGCGATTTCCCTCGGCAAGATGCACCGAGATAACAGCGCGGTGGGCGCTTTCACGGAGCGGCTCGCTCCGGAGGGCGGCCAGCGCGACCTCCATTGCATCCGCGTACCGACCGACCGTGACAAGCCGCTGGGTGAGTACCTCCAAGGCGTGAAGGCGCAGCTGGCGCAGCCGCTCCCGCTCGAGAAGGACCCACTCGTCACACCAGTCGGCCAGAAGCTCACCTCCGGTCAACGCATGCCGCACGTCGTCGTCGTCGATCTCGTGCGTCGCATCGCCCACCCAGCGCGCCCACAGGATCGCCTCTCGTTCGAGTCGAGCCAGAGCGCACCGGCGACATGGTTGCGGCGGACCGGTTGTTCGTGAAGCGCGAGGAACGCTAGAACGCGTTGAGCCGGCGTCGCGAGATCGATGTTTTCCCCATTGCGGCTGAGCTCGAACGCGCCGGACAGGGAGACGCGGATCTCTGCTCGCTGCGGAACCAGCATGACCACACGAACCCCTTCCCCACTCGTCGGTCCGCTCCGAGCGCGGCAGAGTATCTGCTCAGACGGCACGGCACCTTCTGCCACGCGCTGTGCGCACGTTTGGTAAAGAGGACAACCATCGTTCCTCTTGGATACCCTTGGCCGCCGAAAGAGAGGCAGCAGGACGATGGCTGACGACCGCTCCTACATAGCCGCGAACACCCGCGAGCGCGAGCGTCTGCGCGCGCTCATCGAGCGACTCGACGACGACGCGCTCACCGCTCCGGTGAACGAGTACTGGACCGTCGCCGGCGTGCTCGGTCATATCGCGTACTGGGACATCCGCGTCCTGGTCCTCGCCGAGAAGATCGATCGCGGCCAGCCGTGGGCGCCGGGCGATGCCGAACCCGACGGCGACTGGCTCAACGACTCGACCCGTCCGCTGATCCACGCGATCGCGCCGCGGGAGGCCGCGCGGCTGGCCCTGCGGATCGCCGAGCAGACGGACGCGCTCGTGGCGAAGCTGCCCCTGGACCGGCTCTGGCCGCGCGATCCCACCAGCCCGATCTTCGCGGGTCGCGGCGAACATCGCGGCGAGCACCTCGACGAGATCGAGGCAGCACTTACGCGGCGCACTCAGGCGCGCTCATGAACGAGGAATCGATCGCCGCCTGGATCATCGGTGCCTTCGATCGCGTCCAGCACCTCGTGAATGACGGCACGACGTTCTTCTCTTTCGACCCCGAGCACATGCACCCGTTCGCGACGCTCGTCACGAACGACCTCAACGACAGCGCGTCTGACCTGGACCGACCCGGCGTATATCGCCTCAACATCGGCGTCCGGAAGGAGGCATGGGTGGGAATGTTCGGGCAGCCCACCAAAGGGCACGCCGGGGACCATGGGCTCGGCTAGGGGAGCCCGGCGGATTGGGACTTCACGGCGCTCGACACCCTGATGCCGCATCCGGTGTACGGGCG
The DNA window shown above is from Candidatus Limnocylindria bacterium and carries:
- a CDS encoding DinB family protein: MADDRSYIAANTRERERLRALIERLDDDALTAPVNEYWTVAGVLGHIAYWDIRVLVLAEKIDRGQPWAPGDAEPDGDWLNDSTRPLIHAIAPREAARLALRIAEQTDALVAKLPLDRLWPRDPTSPIFAGRGEHRGEHLDEIEAALTRRTQARS
- a CDS encoding bacterial transcriptional activator domain-containing protein, with amino-acid sequence MGDATHEIDDDDVRHALTGGELLADWCDEWVLLERERLRQLRLHALEVLTQRLVTVGRYADAMEVALAALRSEPLRESAHRAVISVHLAEGNRSEALRQVPPLPRAPSGPTRP
- a CDS encoding nitronate monooxygenase, with amino-acid sequence MIKTRLTGLLGIAHPIVLGGMSGATSAELVAAVSNAGALGIHGASPNVGGVAVEKDEIRTAVERIRSLTDAPFGLNLLLFVCSDADIDTILALRPRVLATAWPKAETDLRSVARRAHAAGALWMHQVDRADEARRGAEAGADIIVAQGTEGGGHVGLMATFPLTRIVVRAVAPIPVLAAGGIADGEGIAAALMLGAEGVLLGTRFLATNESPLPTGYKQAIVASDGHDTVLSEIPDIASGRIWPGAYARVRSNAFIKEWSGREGELRRRRDEVRKGLATARAAGDAEHGSLLIGQDAGLVDSIEPAGALVARLAKEAEGALAGASRYSMDGRTAAP